CATGCAGATAAACTGGATTGGCAAAAGCGAAGGCGCTGAAATTCGCTTTCCCCTGCTTGGTGAACCAGAAGAAATCGTGGTCTTTACCACCAGACCCGACACCCTTTACGGGGTAACCTTCATTAGCCTTTCGCCAGAACATCCTTTGGCACGCAAACTCGCTGAAAAAGCCCCTTCCCTTAAAGAGGAATTTGAAAAATTTCTCGCAGAAGCAAGACGTGAGCGGCGCAAGATTGAAGAAGGCGATTTTGAGAAAAAAGGCCTATTCCTTAAAGCTTACGCCAAACATCCCTTAACCGGCGAAAAAATCCCTGTTTATGCCGCAAACTTTGTCTTGATGGAATACGGAACAGGCGCCGTAATGGCAGTGCCTGCACATGACCAGCGTGATTTCGAATTTGCCAAGAAATATGGGCTCCCCATCAAAGTGGTCATTCAGCCAGAAGGCGAAGAACTTAGCCCAGAGACCCTAGAAGCGGCCTATGAAGACCCTGGCATTATGGTTAACTCCGGGCCATTTTCCGGGCTCCCAAGCGAAGAAGGCAAACAAAAAGTAATTGCCTATCTTGAAGAAAAAGGCCTTGGTCGCCGCAAAATCACCTACCGCTTAAGGGACTGGGGGGTTTCACGCCAGCGTTACTGGGGTTGCCCCATCCCGGTGATCTACTGCGATTCATGCGGCATTGTCCCTGAAAAAATAGAAAACCTTCCGGTTACGCTTCCTCTTGACGCAGAGCTAGACGAACAAGGGCGCTCGCCACTTCCGCGGCTTTCATCTTTTGTGGAAACCACCTGCCCGAAATGCGGAAGACCGGCCCGCCGCGAAACAGACACCTTTGACACCTTTGTGGAGTCTTCCTGGTATTTTGCAAGGTTTGCCTGCCCCCACGCGGAAGAGCCCCTTGATAAAGAAAAAGTCTCTTATTGGCTTCCGGTTGACCAGTACATCGGCGGTATTGAACACGCTATTTTGCATCTTCTCTACGCCCGCTTTTTTACCAAGGTGCTCCGCGACCTAGGATACCTGGATCTTGACGAGCCTTTTGAAAGGCTCCTTACCCAAGGCATGGTTATCAAAGAAACTTACCGCTGCCCCAAGCACGGCTGGCTTTACCCAGAAGAAGTATCCCCTGAAGGCACTTGTCTTAAAGAGGGTTGTGGCGCCAAAGTCAAAATTGGCCGCTTTGAAAAAATGTCTAAAAGCAAGTGCAACGTGGTTGACCCGAACGCCATGATTGAACGCTACGGAGCAGACACCGTGCGGCTTTTCATGCTTTTTGCGGCTCCGCCTGAAAGAGACCTTGAGTGGAGTGACTCTGGCATTGAAGGGGCTCACCGGTTTTTGCAACGTGTGTTCCGCCTGGTTATCGAAAATCTCGATAACTTGAAAAACACCGCTGCCTATGAGGGAAAACAAGACGCCCTGCCTCCAGGTCTTAAGGAGCTTAGGCGCAAGACCCACCAGACCATTGCCAAAGTGACCCAGGACATCGAAGAACGCTATCAATTCAACACCGCTATTGCTGCCATCATGGAACTGGTGAATGCCAGCTACGATGCCCTGGCCAAATTCACCAATGAAAAGGAATTCTGGCCGGTGATGCGCGAGGCTATTGAAGCTATAATCCTTTTGCTTGCGCCCATGGCACCACATATCGCTGAAGAACTCTGGGAAAGGCTTGGCAAAGAAAGCCTTGTCTCAGATACCCCCTGGCCCACCTATGACGAAAGCGCCCTTAAGGCTGACGAAGTAACCATTGCCATTCAGGTAAACGGGAAGCTAAGAGATCAAATTCGTGTGCCCGCAGGTGCTGAGGAAAGCTTTGTTAAAGAAGAAGCGTTAAAAAGCC
The sequence above is drawn from the Thermodesulfatator atlanticus DSM 21156 genome and encodes:
- the leuS gene encoding leucine--tRNA ligase codes for the protein MARAKYDFQEIENKWQKTWEEKKTFAAEDNAPKPKYYVLEMFPYPSGRIHMGHVRNYAIGDVIARFQKMRGKNVLHPMGWDAFGLPAENAAIKHGIHPAKWTYENIAYMRKQLKRLGLSYDWERELATCDPDYYKHEQRFFIEMLERGLAYRKKTTVNWCESCQTVLANEQVEDGCCWRCGEEVVLKEMEGWFFKITDYAEELLADIEKLRGKWPEKVLAMQINWIGKSEGAEIRFPLLGEPEEIVVFTTRPDTLYGVTFISLSPEHPLARKLAEKAPSLKEEFEKFLAEARRERRKIEEGDFEKKGLFLKAYAKHPLTGEKIPVYAANFVLMEYGTGAVMAVPAHDQRDFEFAKKYGLPIKVVIQPEGEELSPETLEAAYEDPGIMVNSGPFSGLPSEEGKQKVIAYLEEKGLGRRKITYRLRDWGVSRQRYWGCPIPVIYCDSCGIVPEKIENLPVTLPLDAELDEQGRSPLPRLSSFVETTCPKCGRPARRETDTFDTFVESSWYFARFACPHAEEPLDKEKVSYWLPVDQYIGGIEHAILHLLYARFFTKVLRDLGYLDLDEPFERLLTQGMVIKETYRCPKHGWLYPEEVSPEGTCLKEGCGAKVKIGRFEKMSKSKCNVVDPNAMIERYGADTVRLFMLFAAPPERDLEWSDSGIEGAHRFLQRVFRLVIENLDNLKNTAAYEGKQDALPPGLKELRRKTHQTIAKVTQDIEERYQFNTAIAAIMELVNASYDALAKFTNEKEFWPVMREAIEAIILLLAPMAPHIAEELWERLGKESLVSDTPWPTYDESALKADEVTIAIQVNGKLRDQIRVPAGAEESFVKEEALKSPKVMRHLEGKEIKKVIYVPNKLINFVAK